Sequence from the Plectropomus leopardus isolate mb unplaced genomic scaffold, YSFRI_Pleo_2.0 unplaced_scaffold16237, whole genome shotgun sequence genome:
CCAGAGACGCCGGGTGAGGCATGGCGGTCAGCTGCGGCGGGTGAGGAGGCGGGGAGTGGGCGGCGTGCACCACCACGCCTCCCCCCGCGGCGCCGGTGTCCCCGGTGGGCCGGTGGCGCGCGCTCTTCTGGTGCGCCCGCAGGCCGGCCAGCTGCGAGTACGCGGACTGGCAGACGTGGCACTTGTAGGGGCGCTCGCCGGTGTGCAGCCGGACGTGGTTCCTCAGCGTGGACGACTGGCTGAAGCGGCGGTTGCAGAAGCGGCAGACGAAGGGTTTGTCCAGCGTGTGAATGCGCATGTGCGAGCGCAGGTTGCTGCGCGAGTTGAAGCCGCGGTGACAGATGACGC
This genomic interval carries:
- the LOC121964592 gene encoding PR domain zinc finger protein 12-like; translation: TIPPDQELLVWYGNSHNTFLGIPGIPGGDEEQSKKNKTDDFHTCDGSSSSSSSSSSSSSSSSLGRMRCVICHRGFNSRSNLRSHMRIHTLDKPFVCRFCNRRFSQSSTLRNHVRLHTGERPYKCHVCQSAYSQLAGLRAHQKSARHRPTGDTGAAGGGVVVHAAHSPPPHPPQLTAMPHPASLVHHIPTMVL